Proteins encoded by one window of Rubrobacter indicoceani:
- the typA gene encoding translational GTPase TypA: MEYRNIAIIAHIDHGKTTLVDALFKATLDLGHGKQMAERAMDSNVLERERGITILAKNTAVEFEGVKINIVDTPGHADFGGEVERVLGMVDGCLLLVDAAEGPMPQTRFVLRKAIELGLKPIVVINKIDRQDARPEEVVDLTFDLMAELGASDEQLDFPVLYAIARDGRAFSDMSEPREDLRELFETVLEQIPAPEGEVDAPFQMLVTTLDYSEYLGRIAVGRVKRGRVGRGESVNMIHKDGTMSRLRVAQAFTHLGMERLDVEEVSAGDIVALAGLGEAEIGETVASLENPEALPILTVDEPTVAMTLQPNTSPLAGKEGRFVTSRQLRDRLMREIETNVSLKVTELRPDEFEISGRGELHLSILLETMRREGYEMQVGSPQVITRDIDGRKSEPFEHLVIDVPDVSSSAVIGVLTSRRGQLVNMEPQDGRTRVEFRIPSRALFGFRTQFLTMTQGEGIMSHVFDGYGPWAGELKTRQTGSLVVSEAGSAFAYSIWKLQERGEFFIRPATQVYVGMVVGENSREGDLNINVCKNKKLTNVRSAGADDALNLTPPRKMSLEDALEYIRDDELVEITPDSIRLRKKVLSPSFRK; encoded by the coding sequence GTGGAATACCGTAACATCGCCATCATCGCGCACATAGATCACGGCAAGACGACGCTCGTGGATGCGCTGTTCAAGGCGACCCTCGATCTCGGTCACGGCAAGCAGATGGCCGAACGCGCCATGGACTCGAACGTTCTGGAGCGCGAACGCGGCATCACCATCCTCGCCAAGAACACGGCGGTCGAGTTCGAGGGGGTGAAGATCAACATCGTGGACACCCCCGGGCACGCCGACTTCGGCGGCGAGGTCGAACGCGTCCTCGGCATGGTGGACGGCTGCCTCCTGCTCGTGGATGCCGCAGAGGGCCCGATGCCCCAGACGCGCTTCGTCCTCAGAAAAGCAATAGAACTCGGCCTGAAGCCGATCGTCGTTATAAACAAGATAGACCGTCAGGACGCAAGGCCGGAGGAGGTCGTTGACCTGACCTTCGACCTCATGGCCGAGCTCGGCGCGTCCGACGAGCAGCTCGACTTCCCGGTGCTCTACGCCATCGCCCGCGACGGCAGGGCGTTCAGCGACATGAGCGAGCCAAGAGAAGACCTGCGCGAGCTTTTCGAGACGGTGCTGGAGCAGATCCCCGCCCCCGAGGGCGAGGTAGACGCGCCGTTTCAGATGCTCGTCACCACGCTCGACTACTCGGAGTACCTCGGGCGCATAGCGGTCGGGCGGGTCAAGCGCGGACGCGTCGGCCGGGGCGAGTCGGTGAACATGATCCACAAGGACGGCACCATGTCGCGGCTGCGGGTCGCGCAGGCGTTTACCCACCTCGGGATGGAGCGGCTCGACGTGGAGGAGGTCTCCGCCGGGGACATCGTCGCCCTGGCGGGGCTCGGGGAGGCCGAGATCGGGGAGACCGTCGCAAGCCTCGAGAACCCGGAGGCGCTCCCCATCCTGACCGTAGACGAGCCGACGGTCGCCATGACGCTGCAGCCGAACACCAGCCCGCTCGCCGGAAAGGAAGGCCGCTTTGTAACCTCGCGTCAGCTCCGCGACCGGCTGATGCGCGAGATCGAGACAAACGTCTCCCTGAAGGTTACGGAGCTTCGTCCGGACGAGTTCGAGATCTCGGGCCGGGGCGAGCTTCACCTCTCCATCCTGCTTGAAACGATGCGCCGCGAGGGCTATGAGATGCAGGTCGGCTCGCCGCAGGTTATCACCCGCGACATAGACGGCAGGAAGTCCGAGCCGTTCGAGCACCTCGTTATAGACGTGCCGGACGTTTCGTCGTCGGCGGTTATCGGGGTGCTGACGAGCCGCCGGGGGCAGCTCGTGAACATGGAGCCGCAGGACGGGCGCACCCGCGTGGAGTTCCGGATTCCGTCGCGCGCGCTCTTCGGCTTCAGGACGCAGTTCCTCACCATGACGCAGGGCGAGGGGATAATGAGCCACGTCTTTGACGGCTACGGGCCGTGGGCGGGCGAGCTGAAGACCCGCCAGACCGGGAGCCTCGTCGTCTCGGAGGCCGGGAGCGCGTTTGCGTATTCGATCTGGAAACTCCAGGAGCGCGGCGAGTTCTTTATCAGGCCCGCGACGCAGGTGTACGTCGGGATGGTCGTCGGGGAGAACAGCCGCGAGGGCGACCTGAACATCAACGTCTGCAAAAACAAGAAGCTCACGAACGTCCGCAGCGCCGGGGCCGATGACGCGCTCAACCTCACCCCGCCGCGCAAGATGAGCCTCGAAGACGCGCTCGAGTACATCCGGGATGACGAGCTTGTGGAGATCACCCCCGATTCGATCCGGCTGCGTAAGAAGGTCCTCTCCCCGAGCTTCCGCAAGTAG
- a CDS encoding fumarylacetoacetate hydrolase family protein encodes MKLVSYSQNGSGPMVGRLEGDSIVSLGEGDVMDFIKSGGEGSGGETVALSDVKLLAPILKPEKFIGIGLNYEDHAAETGADIPEKPIVFAKYPNTIAGPDDAVVIPPITEKADYEAELAVVIGREARNVSKDEALDYVFGYMNCNDISARDLQFSEGGQWTRSKSIDTFAPIGPFIATTDEIEDPQNLSVKLTLNGEVVQDGTTGKMIFPVAELVEFLSAGMTLVPGDIISTGTPPGVGAARTPQLFLKPGDSMTVEIEGLGSLTNPVE; translated from the coding sequence TTGAAGCTCGTATCCTACTCGCAAAACGGGTCCGGTCCGATGGTCGGACGGCTGGAGGGCGACAGCATAGTCTCCCTCGGCGAGGGCGACGTGATGGACTTCATCAAAAGCGGCGGCGAAGGCTCCGGGGGCGAGACCGTCGCGCTCTCGGACGTAAAGCTCCTCGCCCCGATCCTGAAGCCCGAGAAGTTTATCGGCATCGGCCTCAACTACGAGGACCACGCCGCCGAGACGGGCGCGGATATCCCGGAGAAGCCCATCGTCTTCGCCAAGTACCCGAACACGATAGCCGGCCCCGACGACGCGGTCGTTATCCCGCCGATAACCGAGAAGGCCGACTACGAGGCCGAGCTTGCGGTCGTTATCGGGCGCGAGGCGCGGAACGTCTCGAAGGATGAGGCCCTCGACTACGTCTTCGGCTACATGAACTGCAACGACATCTCGGCGCGCGACCTTCAGTTCTCCGAGGGCGGGCAGTGGACAAGAAGCAAGTCCATAGACACCTTCGCCCCCATCGGTCCGTTTATCGCGACCACGGACGAGATAGAGGACCCGCAGAACCTCTCGGTGAAGCTCACGCTGAACGGCGAGGTCGTCCAGGACGGTACGACCGGGAAGATGATCTTCCCCGTAGCGGAGCTTGTGGAGTTTCTCTCCGCCGGGATGACGCTCGTGCCGGGCGATATCATCTCGACCGGGACGCCGCCCGGGGTCGGGGCCGCCCGCACCCCGCAGCTCTTCCTTAAACCCGGCGATTCGATGACCGTCGAGATAGAGGGGCTCGGGAGCCTTACAAACCCGGTAGAGTAG
- a CDS encoding MMPL family transporter, with protein MQRRKRAGFFGVLGWVVGRGGPFVVGLWVAAAVFAYLYLPPLDDRITGNVSDLVSEPEDFVSGAAGSFPSSEAAPEDPPERATGGSPDGGAPDGGTPPEAAPPGVTGDGSPVGEAPVGEAPVGEAPVGPGSGGVPTATDDEAGLSGVVEAPAMLVFTSPGGIGEAELSEVYRRLGRFEAERPYRLASAVPVPPGGEAAGSVVVLLFFEAGISPTGIGTGTEEARRIASPGAGDISVEATGTAPAQNDAADAIERRLPVVTAATLSVIFIILALTYRSPVAPLVPLLSIGLSAFLTLRLLAYFATRLDVQIPSQVEPVILVLVFGVGTDYALFVLSRTRQALASGLNRSEAAREGLVRSGPVVVSSAAVLIASFMVLAGAELEVYRTLGPGLALSLLVVTVVTLTLVPALLALLGRSAFGRSGERGPRGITALYVRVLGGRPGIVAGAVVAGLVVLAVGAAGLRVGFDQVGALPDDAPSARGYEALARNTPAGVLSPVNVIVTGESLARLTEEERAYRLERLQSAMWATGGYAAVLGPGSSLPGVEFLAGDGSSARFVLVTYGSPFSPEALDDGRELQAGMPGLLDGAGLSGLDVQYGGQSVLAGEARAVSGSDLGRLAPLVFGVAFAVIAVLLRTPVAPVYLLLSTALGFAATLGVATVFFQGVLGEADVVYYVPFALFLLLVALGSDYNIFIMSAIREEASDKPLSEAVPDAVSGTGETINAAGLALAASFALLALIPLSDFRQIGLTVALGVLLDTFVIRPLLVPALVLLFGRLGFWPSSKVSGG; from the coding sequence ATGCAAAGACGGAAGCGGGCAGGTTTCTTCGGGGTTCTCGGGTGGGTCGTCGGGCGCGGCGGTCCCTTCGTGGTCGGGCTCTGGGTTGCGGCGGCGGTCTTTGCGTACCTGTACCTGCCGCCGCTGGACGACCGGATAACCGGCAACGTCTCCGACCTTGTCTCGGAGCCGGAGGATTTCGTCTCCGGGGCGGCGGGCAGCTTCCCCTCAAGCGAAGCCGCCCCCGAAGACCCGCCAGAGAGAGCGACCGGGGGCAGCCCGGACGGAGGCGCCCCGGACGGAGGCACCCCCCCGGAGGCCGCGCCGCCGGGGGTTACCGGGGACGGCTCACCGGTCGGTGAAGCCCCGGTCGGTGAAGCCCCGGTCGGTGAAGCCCCGGTCGGGCCCGGGTCGGGCGGCGTTCCGACGGCGACGGATGATGAGGCGGGGCTCTCGGGGGTGGTCGAGGCCCCGGCGATGCTGGTCTTTACCTCGCCGGGCGGCATCGGGGAGGCGGAGCTTTCGGAGGTTTACAGAAGGCTGGGGCGGTTCGAGGCCGAGCGTCCGTACCGGCTTGCAAGCGCGGTCCCGGTGCCGCCCGGCGGGGAGGCTGCGGGTTCGGTCGTGGTGCTGCTCTTTTTCGAGGCCGGGATCAGCCCGACCGGCATCGGCACGGGCACGGAGGAGGCGCGGCGGATCGCGTCTCCGGGCGCGGGGGATATCTCGGTCGAGGCGACGGGGACGGCCCCGGCCCAGAACGACGCGGCGGACGCCATAGAGAGGCGGCTCCCGGTGGTTACGGCGGCCACGCTCTCGGTTATCTTTATCATCCTCGCCCTGACCTACCGTTCGCCCGTCGCGCCGCTCGTCCCGCTTCTGAGCATCGGCCTGTCGGCCTTTCTGACGCTCAGGCTGCTCGCGTACTTCGCCACACGGCTCGACGTCCAGATACCGTCCCAGGTCGAGCCGGTCATTCTCGTGCTCGTCTTCGGGGTCGGAACGGACTACGCGCTCTTCGTGCTCTCCCGAACAAGGCAGGCGCTTGCCTCGGGCCTGAACCGGTCCGAGGCCGCAAGGGAGGGGCTCGTCAGAAGCGGCCCGGTCGTTGTCTCCTCGGCGGCGGTGCTTATCGCATCATTCATGGTGCTGGCCGGGGCCGAGCTGGAGGTCTACCGGACGCTCGGCCCCGGGCTCGCGCTCTCGCTCCTTGTCGTTACCGTTGTCACCCTGACGCTCGTTCCGGCCCTGCTCGCGCTGCTCGGTCGCTCTGCCTTCGGGCGTTCGGGGGAACGGGGACCTCGCGGCATCACGGCCCTGTACGTGCGGGTGCTCGGGGGGAGGCCGGGCATCGTCGCGGGGGCGGTCGTGGCGGGGCTGGTGGTGCTGGCGGTCGGGGCGGCGGGGCTGAGGGTCGGGTTTGATCAGGTCGGAGCGCTCCCCGATGACGCTCCTTCGGCCCGGGGTTACGAGGCCCTGGCCCGGAACACCCCCGCAGGGGTGCTCTCCCCGGTCAACGTTATCGTTACCGGGGAGAGCCTCGCCCGGCTTACGGAGGAGGAGCGCGCCTACCGCCTGGAGCGGCTGCAGAGCGCGATGTGGGCTACGGGCGGTTACGCCGCCGTACTCGGCCCCGGCTCTTCGCTTCCGGGGGTGGAGTTTCTGGCCGGGGACGGCTCTTCGGCGCGCTTTGTCCTTGTAACCTACGGCTCGCCGTTCTCCCCCGAAGCCCTCGACGACGGACGGGAGCTTCAGGCCGGGATGCCGGGGCTGCTCGACGGGGCCGGGCTTTCGGGGCTCGACGTTCAGTACGGCGGTCAGTCGGTGCTCGCGGGCGAGGCGCGGGCTGTCTCGGGTTCAGACCTCGGGCGGCTCGCCCCGCTTGTCTTCGGGGTGGCGTTCGCCGTTATAGCCGTCCTGCTCCGGACCCCGGTCGCCCCGGTCTACCTGCTGCTCTCGACCGCGCTCGGGTTCGCCGCGACGCTCGGGGTCGCGACGGTCTTTTTCCAGGGGGTTCTGGGCGAGGCGGACGTGGTGTACTACGTGCCGTTCGCGCTGTTCCTGCTGCTCGTCGCGCTCGGCAGCGACTACAACATCTTTATCATGTCGGCCATCCGGGAAGAGGCGAGCGACAAGCCGCTCTCGGAAGCCGTCCCGGATGCCGTCTCGGGGACGGGAGAGACGATCAACGCCGCCGGGCTCGCCCTCGCCGCCTCGTTTGCCCTGCTCGCCCTTATACCGCTCTCGGACTTCCGGCAGATCGGCCTCACCGTCGCCCTCGGCGTCCTGCTGGATACCTTTGTGATCCGACCCCTCCTCGTCCCGGCGCTTGTCCTGCTCTTCGGGCGGCTCGGGTTCTGGCCCTCCTCGAAGGTGAGCGGCGGCTAG
- a CDS encoding SGNH/GDSL hydrolase family protein, which yields MYRPPLCSLLRRPAFFLACLVLTFLASVACLSGDPDDGGTYISLGDSLAVGVGSSDPDELGYAPLYREALSREAGAEVTLVQLGISGETSASFIGGYPDSPSQLGDAVEALRSNPGARVTLSLGGNDLIRAGETAAERSAALSDYAANLDYILTTLAGASDPAPEVSVLAVYNPAPGAPTGEWVERLNREIRAIASGNGATVAAGDRAFEGNEEEYARYARYPGDIHPTDAGHAALARAFERAGPDF from the coding sequence ATGTATCGACCGCCTCTTTGCAGCCTTCTCCGTCGTCCGGCCTTCTTTCTGGCGTGTCTTGTCCTGACGTTCCTTGCGTCCGTCGCCTGTCTCTCCGGCGACCCGGACGATGGTGGGACGTACATCTCGCTCGGGGATTCGCTTGCGGTCGGGGTCGGCTCGTCCGACCCGGACGAACTCGGTTACGCGCCGCTCTACCGGGAGGCCCTCTCGCGGGAGGCGGGGGCCGAGGTCACCCTCGTGCAGCTCGGCATCTCCGGCGAGACAAGCGCGTCGTTTATCGGGGGCTACCCGGACTCGCCCTCACAGCTCGGCGACGCCGTGGAGGCTCTGCGCTCGAACCCCGGCGCGCGGGTCACCCTCTCGCTCGGCGGCAACGACCTTATCAGAGCGGGGGAGACGGCCGCCGAACGCTCCGCCGCCCTGAGCGACTACGCCGCCAACCTCGACTACATCCTCACGACCCTCGCCGGGGCTTCGGATCCCGCGCCGGAGGTCTCCGTGCTGGCGGTCTACAACCCCGCGCCGGGCGCTCCGACCGGGGAGTGGGTCGAGCGGCTGAACAGGGAGATCCGGGCCATCGCCTCAGGAAACGGGGCCACCGTCGCCGCCGGGGACCGGGCCTTTGAGGGGAACGAGGAAGAGTACGCCCGCTACGCCCGCTATCCCGGAGACATACACCCGACCGACGCCGGACACGCCGCCCTCGCCCGCGCCTTCGAGCGGGCCGGGCCGGACTTCTAG